The Hypomesus transpacificus isolate Combined female chromosome 2, fHypTra1, whole genome shotgun sequence genome window below encodes:
- the LOC124480752 gene encoding gastrula zinc finger protein XlCGF57.1: MKNKSVKKRSLPNRTKWTSKDGGLVKSETEQQQCAGEEYVTGNKNGICVNIHIKEEQTEWELSDKSAEECESGSNLTKELLSDPAANLSKSETDQVNTSHFNLKLKDERNSEFDMVEVKRETELCLKEDSGDKEKQVNATEDVDVGICGGDSGVSSAQFFTCPECGVSFTKHCFLEKHLKWIHQRKYHAMLKRRYSHHETCLTPTVSCPHCNLSFHTSQQLTVHAHKAHPSVPTRRRHPCPTCARSFQYLGNLERHCKRWHKMSVICREGHLSCADCGKGFETTWGQGPHRCDEPEDGKSEDRPLRLDTGVQCPDCGKCVRSSQGLAVHMRTHTGEKPYVCKECGKCFSDRSGLCKHTLIHTGAKPHKCQVCGRSFARKGHLRSHMTTHSGEKAHSCPECGKKFGLKTGLTNHLRTHTDEKPFHCTVCGKDFSLNSNLKLHLKVHRNEKNHQCVECGLKAVNFAALKAHMRSHTGERPYHCTVCGKQFIRREHLKNHQRIHTGEKPHKCTQCDKSFIQSGDLIRHKRIHAGVKPFECPDCHRRYTASGDLVKHRRIHSDSRPYTCQECGKAFRLSGHLKGHMTTHTGEKPYTCPRCQRRFARSHHLTGHLTKCT; the protein is encoded by the exons ATGAAGAATAAATCTGTCAAAAAGCGATCTCTGCCCAACCGGACCAAGTGGACTAGCAAGGATGGAGGACTGGTAAAATCTGAGACAGAGCAACAACAATGTGCAGGAGAAGAATATGTAACAGGCAACAAAAATGGAATTTGCGTCAACATCCATATCAAAGAGGAACAAACAGAGTGGGAACTATCCGACAAAAGTGCGGAGGAGTGCGAGagtgggtcaaatctgacaaaagaATTATTGAGTGATCCAGCCGCTAATTTATCCAAATCAGAAACGGACCAAGTTAACACTAGCCACTTTAATCTAAAGCTAAAAGATGAACGCAATTCTGAGTTTGATATggtggaggtaaagagagaaacGGAATTGTGCCTGAAGGAAGATAGTGGTGATAAGGAGAAGCAGGTGAATGCTACGGAAGACGTTGATGTCGGGATATGtggaggggacagtggag TCTCCTCTGCTCAGTTCTTTACTTGTCCAGAATGCGGTGTGTCATTTACCAAACATTGCTTCTTGGAGAAACATCTGAAGTGGATCCACCAGAGGAAATACCACGCTATGCTGAAAAGACGTTACTCACACCACGAAACCTGCCTCACGCCCACAGTTAGCTGCCCCCACTGCAACCTATCCTTCCACACCTCCCAACAACTCACTGTCCACGCCCACAAAGCCCACCCTTCCGTCCCAACCCGGAGACGACACCCCTGCCCAACCTGCGCCCGCAGCTTCCAGTATCTCGGCAACCTGGAGAGGCACTGCAAGCGCTGGCACAAAATGTCCGTCATTTGCCGCGAAGGACACCTCAGCTGTGCGGACTGTGGGAAGGGCTTTGAGACTACCTGGGGACAAGGGCCTCACAGGTGTGACGAACCGGAAGACGGTAAGTCTGAAGACAGGCCTCTCCGCCTGgacactggagtgcagtgcccaGATTGTGGGAAATGTGTCCGCAGCTCTCAGGGTTTGGCTGTgcacatgcgcacgcacactGGTGAGAAAccctatgtctgtaaagaatgTGGCAAATGTTTTTCAGACCGCAGTGgtttatgcaaacacacactaatacacacaggGGCCAAACCCCACAAATGCCAGGTGTGTGGAAGGAGCTTCGCTCGGAAAGGACACCTTAGATCCCACATGACGACCCACTCGGGTGAGAAAGCTCACTCGTGTCCTGAATGTGGGAAAAAGTTTGGCCTGAAGACCGGTCTAACCAACCACCTTCGGACCCACACGGACGAGAAACCGTTTCATTGCACGGTGTGCGGGAAAGACTTCTCTCTCAACTCCAACCTGAAACTTCACCTGAAAGTCCACAGAAACGAAAAGAACCACCAATGTGTGGAGTGCGGACTAAAAGCTGTCAACTTTGCAGCGCTGAAAGCACACATGCGGAGTCACACAGGGGAGAGGCCTTACCACTGCACCGTGTGCGGCAAACAGTTTATCCGGCGTGAGCATCTGAAGAACCACCAGCGCATTCACACGGGTGAGAAGCCTCACAAATGCACTCAGTGTGACAAAAGCTTCATTCAATCTGGGGACCTTATCAGGCATAAGAGGATTCATGCCGGGGTCAAGCCCTTCGAATGTCCTGACTGTCACCGTCGCTACACAGCCTCTGGAGATCTGGTCAAGCACAGGAGGATCCACTCAGATTCACGACCCTACACCTGTCAGGAGTGTGGGAAGGCGTTCCGTCTGTCGGGTCATCtgaaaggtcacatgaccactcacaccggggagaagccctacaccTGCCCTCGCTGCCAGCGCCGCTTCGCCCGCTCTCACCACCTGACCGGTCACCTGACCAAATGTACCTGA